From Pseudodesulfovibrio nedwellii:
CAACTTTGGCGATCTGCCCGGAAATGAATTGGGCGGTGCCTTTGGAGACGCTGGTCACAAAGGACACGTCGTCGTGCGCGGGATCGAAAATGAATTCATCAATACATACTTCCGACCGGGAACCGAGGGACAAGATTGTGTCATCGCGAAAAATGACGCCGAGGGAGGAGTTGTCGGCCGTAACAAGTATGTCATTTTTATACAGATGATCACCGACATGAGCGATGAGCAATTGGCCGTTGCGGTTGAGATTGGCCGTGCCGGTCACAGTCTTTACCGAGCCGACAGTGGGTTCTTCTTCGGCAGCCTGTGCGGTGGAAATAGTGCTCGCGACAATGAAAAAAACTACGGTGAGAAGAAGTGGCAAAAAAAATCGAATACCGTCTTTGATCAGCATTCGGTAGTGCGGGAAAAAAGTGGAGCCGATCATGTGAACCTCCGCGTCAGACGTGAAATGTTGTTAGGCGTATAGGGCCTTATACTCTAAAATTTGAGTAGTGCCATGATAATTTTATTGGGTTTTCATCATTCTAGGCGGCTTGACACCTATACCCCGTATGGGTATACGAGAATCAGAGAGCCCATATTGGGTCAGGTTATAATGTTCGTAAAAACACCCGCACGGTAAAGCGGGAGAGTGTCACAACTGTAACCATGAACTCACTTTTATTCTGGAGGAAACATGAACCGCACAATCGTTCTGGCTGTTGCAACGGCCCTGATTACTATTTTTGCAGTTTCCATGGCCTTTGCCATGGGTGGCGGCAATGCTCGCAAGGGTAAGTTCCTTTACCGTAAAAACTGTCGCACCTGTCATAATGGTGCTCAAGCTCCTGATTTGAGTCCGGCAGACCGCACCCAGGCTGAATGGACTGCCACGTTCAAGGACACAAGCAAGATCAAGTGTTCCGGCGACTGGTCGGCTTCTGAAAAAGATCTGAACGACATTTTCACGTATCTGCATGATTTTGCCAAGGACTCTCCGTCCCCGGCCAAGTGTAGCTAGTTGGATGTTCTCGGTGCCCATGGTGGCATCTGAAGTTTCAGCGTGTATTGAATAGACTTTTTTCGACACCTCGTCCGAGGGTGGCGAGGTGTCGGGGAAAGGTTGTGACACCAACGGTAGAATGGTGGATATCCGGAGGTATTTAGTGTCGAATTCCAAGCAGACAATGTCCCGTCGTGATTTCTTCAAGGCTACTGGCCTTGTGGCGGCAGGGGCGGTAGGCGGTCCGGCTTTGCTGGGTGGTCTGAAAAAGGCGCAGGCGGCTCCCATGGCGGCCCCGGCCTGGGACTCAATGTTCTCGGCCTGCGATATGTGCTTCAACAAGTGCGGCCTTATCGCCCGTGTTGAAAATGGGGTCATCAAGAAGCTCGATCCCAATCCCAAATTTCTCAAGTCGCGGGGCATGTTATGTGCCCGCGGTAACGCCGGTCTTGATCAAGTCTATGATCCAGATCGTCTCAAGCATCCCTTGCTCAGAAAGGGAGCACGCGGCGAAGGCAAGTGGCAGCGCATCCCGTGGGATGAAGCCATTGATATGGCCGCGCAGAAAATGGAAGAAGTTCGCAAGAAGTATACCCCCTGCGGTCATCTTTTCTCTGCCGGAACTGATCTGCATTCTCAGTTCGTGGGCCGATTTGCCGAAGTCTATGGTTCGTTTAATGTCACGTCCCATGAATCACTGTGTCTGGTTTCGGGCAACAGGGCGTTTCTTGATACTTACGGAGAAGTGCCGTTCCCGGACGTGCTCAACTCCAAGTATATTGTTATGGCAGGTGCCAACCGCTTCGAAGCTTTGGTCACCCCGGATTCCATTGATCTGATGACCGCCATCCGTGAGAACGGGTGCAAGTTGGTGACGCTTGATCCGCGTTATACCAAGACTGCGGCTCTTTCAGATGAATGGTATCCCATCAGGCCCGGTTCGGATATGGCGTTCATGCTCGCTCTGGCACATGTCATCATCGGTGAAAAACTTTACGACCCGCAGTGGATCGAAGAGAAGACATACGGTCTCGAACAACTGGCCGAACATGTCAAACAGTATACCCCCGGTTTTGCTGCAGAAGAGTGTGGCATTCCGGCAGAAGATATCACCCGCATGGCCCGTGAGCTGGCAGCGGCCGCTCCGGCAGCCATGATTTATCCCGGTCGTCGGACCTCGGATTATGAAGATTCCACCCAGATTCGTCGCAGTTTCGCCATTGTGAATGGTTTGCTCGGCAACTGGGACCGTCCTGGTGGTCTGTTGGCCGCTCGGCAGGTTGGCCTTAAGGGCGTTTCCTATGACGCCCCGTGGTATGATGAGAATCAGGACGATCGTATCGACGCCCACAAGGTGCCGATGATGTTTGAGCACGAAGGTTCATTCCTGGTCACGCGTGATTCCGTACTGGCCGAGGACCCATATCCCATCAAGGGGTGGTTCGTGTACAAGACCAACCCTATGGGCACGGCTCCCAATCGGAAGAAGACCATCGAGATGATGAACAAGATGGATTTTGTCACCGTGGTGGATATCGCCATGTCCGATACAGCGTGGTACGCCGATCTGGTCTTGCCGTCACAAAGTTATCTGGAGCGGACTGATCCGTGCGCCGGTTTGCAGGGTTCAGTGGCTTGCGCCTGTGTGGTCAAACGCGACCCACTCATTAAGTCCTTGTACGAATCCCGTTCACTCTTCGACATTATGAAGGGTATTGCCGGCAAGATGGACCTCGGTGAATATTTTGATTTCACTATTGAGGAATTTCGCAAGAAGCAGACTCGTGAGATCCCGGAGGCCCTTGAGGTCATGGACCGCGACGGCGTCTACTACAATCCGTCCAAGGTGTACGGCATTTATGAAGGTCGGATTTACAAGACCTTGTCCAAGAAGGTGGAGCTGTATAACCAGCGGTACGAGCAGATGGGGCTTGATCCCATGCCCATCTATACCCCGCCAACCAAGGTTCCCAAGAATCAATTCCGTCTGGTGCTCGGCCGAGATGCGGCAGTCACCCAGACCTCGACGATCAACAATAAATTGCTCAATGAATTTAATCCTACCAATACGTTGTGGCTCAACACTGAAGCGGCAGGAAAGCTTGGTATTGCGGATGGTGATCTGGTCGAAGTGACCAGTCCTGTTGGCAGGCAGGAGCTCAAGGCCGAAGTGACGGACAGAATTAGAAAAGACACGGTGTACATGCTTTCGGGCTACAATACCTTGTCCACCATGCAGACTTTGTCCCATGCCAACGGCGCATCTATCAATGAATTGTTGGATGATGATTATGACACGATTACAGGGAATGCTTCCATGCATACGACCTTTGTCACCGTAACAAGGAAGGTGGCGTAATGGCACAGCAACTTGCGATGGTCATTGATGCGGCCAAGTGCATCGACTGCAAAGCGTGTGTGGCTGCTTGTAAGGTCGCCAACGAAGTCCCGGAAGGGCAGTGGCGCAACTGGATCAAGCCGACCAGCGATACGCCGATCCCCGGCAAAAAGAGTGATACCGCCAGGTTCCAGCCCGGCGCATGCATGCATTGTGAAAATCCCACCTGTGTGGACGCCTGTCCTACTGGTGCGACGTACAAGGATAAGGAAACTGGTGAAGTCGTTATCAACGAAGGGCTGTGTATTGGATGCGGTAACTGTATTCCTGCTTGCCCCTACGACGCCCGTTTCCGTAACGAGGTCAAGCGCAAGGCGGATAAGTGTAATTACTGTCCCGAGCGCAGGGCCGCAGGCATCCCTCCGGCATGTGTGGACACTTGTCCCACCAAGGCTCGGGTCTTTGGTGATATCAACGATCCCGACAGCGAAGCCGGTCGTCTGTACCTTAAAAATAAGGACCGTCTGACTCGTGTGGCCGCCAAGACCGACACCAAACCGAATATGTTTTATCTTGGTAACCCCGGTCCGGGCGAGTGGGGCCGTGAGGCTGTCATTCCTGCATCCATGATCGCCATGAAGCAGTCCGCACCATTGGTGAAGGGTATCGTGGCTCTGTCCGGTCTGGGCGTGCTTGCCATGCTTGGCCGTCAACTGTTTGTCGGCTCTGATTCCGACCACAAGGAGGATTCCGATGCCTAACACCATGTTCAAACGACACGATAAAACCGATATATTCATTCATTGGTTCAACGCGGCCTGCTGGCTGCTGCTTCTGCTGACAGGAGTGGGGCTGATCCAGCACCCGGCCATTGATCCGTTTGGTTCCGGCTATCCCGAGGCTATGCGTGCCATGGTGGGCGGCGGGGCAAATCTGCTGGTCATCCATGAAATTATCGGTCTGCTTTGGCTGGCCGGGTTCGTTTTCTATCTTTTCGTCAACTTCAAGGGTGCCCGGTTTTTTCTGGCAGAAGTGTTCGCCGTCAGTCCGGCGCGTGACATGGCGTGGATGATCAAGAAAATGGTGCTCATGACGCTGGGACCCAAGGCTCTCAAAGTAATGGGTATGGACCCGGAATTGCCGGATCAGGGATATTACAACATGGGCCAGAAGGCGTTTGCTCAGGCATCGGTTGTGGGCGGTATCGTTATCGCTGTGACCGGTGTGATCATGTTCATGTCCGACCGGACTTTCGGGGCCGAGTCCACAGGCATGATTGGCTGGGCTGTGACCCTGCACTTCATTGCCGTGGGGTTGGTTTTCGCGGGATTGCTGGTTCATATCTATATGGCTGCCATTTCGCCGGAAGAACGTCCTGGCTTTAAGTCCATGTTCACCGGCGTGGTTCCCGGCAACTATGCCAAACATCATCACCGCCTGTGGTGGGAAAAGGTCAAAACCGAGGGTGAATAGGCCTCGGAAACGATAGTGTCAGAGAGGACTCTGCCTCGTGCGGGGCGGAGCACAAACAAATCTTTAGGAAGGGAGTTTGTTATGTATAGGAAATTGTTTGCCGCAGTCATGATGCTGGTGTTCGCTCTGGTGGCGACAACCGGTGTTGCAATGGCTGATGAAGCCAAGAAGTCGAAGTTCAAGGAATTCCACTCCATCGTGGATTACAAATTCGTGGCTAAGTACGCCAAGATGCCCAAGCCCAAGGGTGCGATGATCGTTGATTCTAGGCCGTATAAGCCGAAATATGTCGCTGGGTACATCCCGACTGCCGTGTCAATTCCGACCAGTCAGTTCGACAAGATGGTGGATAAGTTGCCCGCCAACAAGGACGATCTCCTTGTTTTCTATTGTGGCGGCTTTCATTGCGGACTCTCCCATAAAGCGGCCTGGAAGGCAGAAAAGCTTGGCTATACCAACGTCCATGTCTACGCCGCGGGTTTCCCGGATTATAAGAAGCACGCGTTGTACTACTCCATCGGTCTGGAAAATCTCCACGGCAAGATGGCCAACGGCGAAAAATACGCATTGATCGACGCCCGTCCATACCAGAAGTATTTGGCTGGCGCGATCCCGTCCGCTATCGGCATTCCTGAAAAGGATTTTGCCGACAAGCGCGGTATGTTGCCAATTGATAAAGCTGAAGTCACACTGGTTTACTATTGCGGCGGCTACAAATGTGCCCTGTCGCACAAGTCCGCAATCAAGGCCCGTTACCTTGGCTACAAGAAAGTTGTGGTTGCTGAAGCCGGTTATCCCGGTTGGAAGGAAATGTTTGGTGGTGCCGATGTGGCCGTCAAGGCCGGTGAAGCTGAAGGCGCAGTCGATGCCGAGTGGTTTCTGAAGACCATCAAGGAAAATCCAGATTCCATTCTGCTGATTGATGTGCGTGATCCTGAGGAATACGCAGCCGGTCACTTCCCCTCCGCCATCAACATGCCTGTTGATATGGTTGAGAAAAAGGCCAAAGAAATTCCGACAGACAAGCCTATCGTATTCTCCTGTGCCACGGGCGCACGAGCTGGCGAAGCCTATTACCTGTTTATGGACATGGTGCCTGATGCCAAGAATGTCTTTTATCTGGAAGCCACTAATGATTTCGGTGAAGACAATTCTTACGAGGTTCATCCCAATAAATAGATTCCAGTTGCAGAAGGTCGGATAGTCCGACCAGACGTCACACACAGACAGGCGGGGAGCAGATATGATGATACGGACATCTTCCATTGTATATTTGCTCCTCGCCTTATGTTTTTTTGGGAGTGCACCCGCCAATGCCGACGAAAATGAAGTTTGGTGGGCCGCTGCACAAGGTGAAGCCGAGCGCGAAGGGTATAAGCTTATTGACTCCAAGGGGTTGAAAGAGCTGATTGATTCAGGCGCGACGCCACTCATTATTGATGCGCGAGCTGATTATGAGTTCTCTGCAGGGCATATCCACGGCTCAAGCAATATGGAATTTGATCTTGGCGACCGTATGGATCTGCCCGAGGCCAAGCGGGCTGTGCTCAAGGAATTGGCCGGACAGGATCAGAAAAGATTGCTGGTGGTGTATTGTCGTAGTTTCAGGTGACTGCGCAGCGGCATTGCGGCGCGCTGGGCAGCGCGTCTCGGATACACTGATGTTTATCGGTATGCAGCGGGTTTTCATGCTTGGAAAGAGACATACCCCGAACTCGTGGATGGCGTGCAGGAAGAAAAGCATATCCTGGCCGTGGGCGATACGTTTCCAGCCTGTCGGGTGGCGGTGCTGAATGGTGATGCGGATCGCGAATATCTGGAGTTACCGGAAGGGACCAAGTGGTTGCAGCTTTCTGAACTATCTGCCCGTTTTGTGCTGATCCAACTTTACAATACCATGTGTAACGACTGTGTCAGGGAAACCAAGTTGCTTTCTCGGTTTTTCAAGGATGTGGAGAACGATCCTGTCTTGGCCGGACAGCTCAAGATCATTGGGCTGGGTGTGTATGACTCGAATCATGCCGTTGTCCGTTTTAAGAAACATTACGAGGTGGCCTATCCACTGTTCTCAGATAAAAGTGGACAGATTTTCGAGTGTCTTGGGCAGGCCGAATTGCCGTTGGCCTATCTGGTTCGGGCCGAGGGCGATGGCAACTGGACCATTGAGTTGATTCGGCGCGGATATTTTGAACCGGATAGCAAGTTCTTGGATGTACTTCGGTCAGCTGTGATTCGAACTGAGGAACTGGATTAGATTTTTGATACTGCTTCCAGAGTTGCCACTGTGAGGTCTGCTATACAGGTGAATATTGGATGCGGGTTCGCCTTGTTTAGCGCGTCCCGGAAATGGCGTACCCACGGAAGCATGATTGACTCGGCGAATTCGCCGCCTTGAACCGCTTGTTCACTTTGGCCGAACCAGCCTTCGGAGAGCAGGTAGAAGAGGAATTCGAGTTCAATGGTCAGATGGTCGGCGGGTTCGTTGGAGTCCAACGATATTTCAAGCCCGGCTTCCTGAAGACGAGTTTGCATGTCTAACGCACTTTGTCCCATGGTTCGGGGTGTGGTGGCGAGATGACAGGATTCATACAACGGTGCGGGAATTCCCCCGGAACCGGCAATGAACAGTCGGACATATTCGGTTTCAAGAACCGCGACGTCTTCATCCGAAAGGCTGGCTGATAATTGGTTTAAACGTTGGACCGGAGCAAGGAAGGCATCGGGGTTTTTCTGGACACTGGCAAGGAGTTCAGGCACTCCAACCTTGGCGAGATTGGCCCATTCTTCTGCATTAGGGCCACGAAATACGGTGACACACAGTTCCAATACATTGAGTAAATGAAGTTTTGATTGAGATATGGACATTTTGAATCCTTTTGTCGGCAGTGATTTATACCGTACTACAGTACGGTAAAGTTTGAGACCCGGCAACGGGAACTTGCCCTGAAGTCAAGGAGAATGACATGGAATCAGCAGCAACAGTTGAAGAACAGAAAATTAAGAAAAACGTTTTGTCTCGTATGAAGCGGATCGAAGGGCAGGTGCGTGGTATTCAGGGTATGATTGAGGCAGGCAAGGAATGCCAGGATATTCTGGTTCAGGTTCGGGCTGTCCGCTCTGCTTTGCAATCCGCCAATAAGTTGATCTTGAAACGGTACATGTTGAGATGCTACGCCGATGCCATGGAGGGTGAAACTGATGAAAAAGAGGCTTTGGATAAATTGATCAAGGTTTTGACCGGTTTTATTGAAGGTTAATATAACGAGACTCGGAGAGTATATGAAAAAAATGTTTCTAGCCTTTGTATTGGTTCTCATTGCGAGTCAGCCTGTTTTAGCCAATACAAATTATAATGTCTGCTTCAATTCTTTGGATGCGGATGTGAATGGGACCATAACCAAAGGTGAGTTCTTGGTGGCGTTTCCCAGTGGAGAGTTGGCAATTTTTGAAAAGGTCGACACCAACGCGGATAGTGCGGTGGACCACGAAGAATGGGAAGCCTACAAGACGGAACAGGGGTTTGAAGAAAACCATTGATCTGTGTTGTGGATACCAGATCATAAACCGCTGCTTCCTTTGGGAGCAGCGGTTTTTACGTGCCGAGTACTTTGTTGAGGATGGCTCTGAGTCCGTTAAGGCTGACTGGCTTGGCAAGATAGTCGTCCATACCGACTTCAAGGAATTTCTCGCGGTCTCCGCTCATTGCGTGTGCAGTCAGGGCGATGATCGGGATGGTCTGCTTCTTTTGGTCTTTCATCGAACGAATTTCGTTGGTAGCTTCGATACCGTTCATGATGGGCATCTGGATATCCATGAGGATAAGATCGAAATCGTCTTCAGCCAGTTTTTCTAGTGCCATCCTGCCATTGTTTGCTTTAGTTGTAGTATGCCCCAGTCGTTCCACCAATTTAGTGATGGCGATCTGATTGACCCGCTCGTCTTCCACAATCAGGATCTTTTGCGGAGGGATATCTTCCACCAGCATATCCATGGGGGCATGGCATTGGGCTTCGGATCGATCATCCCATTTGAATGTGGCCGAGAAATGGACTGTGGTTCCGTTGTCTTCGGTGCTTTTAATGGAAACTTCGCCGTTCATGAGTGCGGCCAACTGTTTTACAATATGAAGGCCGAGTCCTGTTCCCTGAAATTTTCGTGATGTACCCGGTACCTGAGTGAATGCGCCGAAAACTTTTTCCTGCATGGCTTTGGGGATACCTATACCGGTGTCGATGACCGAGAAGAGAAGTATGGACGCTTCCGATGATTTTGCAGGTTGCTGTGAGACTTCAATCGAAACCGACCCTTGTTCGGTGAATTTGATGGCATTACCGACCAGATTGAAAAGTACCTGCCGCAGGCGGGCAGAATCTCCCACTACACATTCTGGAATATCTTCGTCTATCGAGAGGGAAAGCGTCAGGCCTTTCTCCTTGGCCGGTTGAATAAATGCATCTCGTACGGTCAGGAGAAGTTGTCCGGGGTTGAATGGAACCGGTGTAAGATCCATTTTGCCTGCTTCGGCTTTGGAAAGGTCGAGGATATCGCCGATGAGTCGGGCCAGGCTTGTGCAAGAGGAAAGGGCCGTGTCAACATACTCTGCATGCGGAAATTTGATGTCTTCCAATGCCATGAGTTGGAGCATACCCATGATGCCGTTGAGTGGTGTGCGCAGTTCATGACTCATATTAGCAAGGAATTCACTTTTGCTTGTATTGGCGGCTTCCGCATTCTCTTTAGCCTCGATGAGCAGAGCCTCGGTCCTTTTTTGGCGCGTGATGTCTTGGATGGCTCCTATGCGTTTGATGGGCATACCATCAGCGGAAAACTCGTAGGAAAAAACACCGGCTCCAGTTCTATAGGTTCCCTTACCTGGCTGTCTGAAGCGGAATTCCAGAAAAAAAGATGGAGATTTAGGGGAAACCGCGTTGGTCTTTCGTTCATATTCCTTCATATCTATCGGGTGCAGGCATTCGCGGAATTTTTTTGTGCTGGGGGCTTTGTCTGATCGCGGGAAGCCGAGGACCTTGTATAGACCTACGGACCATTGGCCTTCGTCCGTGATGAGATTTCGTTCAAGGCTGCCGAGGGACGTTAATTCCTGAGCTCGACTGAGCTGTGACTCTCTGGCCTTTAATTTTGCTTGTGTCTTAACCAGTCTCTCCATGGACTGTTTGAGTTTTTCGTTGATTTTGGACACGGACAGCCAACGCCAGAGCGAGAATCCTATTACCGTTAAAATTAAAAGGATTGTTCCAATGGAGACGACTTTTTGCGTTGTCCAATAGGGGATGGGTTTACCTCGCCATTTCAAATAAACGGTATTAAAGGCTGGAGAAGCGACATAGGTATGCAAGGCCTTGTCCAGTCGGTCGCGTAATTCGGTGTGGTCCTTGCGCAGGAGGTATCCGCGTTTGACCTCCATAAGAGGTGGGCCAACGACTTTGATTTTGTTTTCAACTCCGATTTTTTGCGCTGTCCGCCACAGGAAAGGTTCAGGGAAGATAATAGCGTCCGATTTGCCTGACAAAAGACTGAACAAGGCTTCATCGACAGAGTGGAGCGGTAACAGGGTGACACCAGAAATTGTCTTGAGCAGGGTCTGGGGTGCTGTTTTGTCGATGAAAGCTATACGGCGCCCAGGGAAGTCGGCTATTCCTTTAATGTCAGTGGATTCAGAGCGAACAAAACAGGAGATTGACACTGTTTCGAAAACATCTGTGAAGATGAATTTTTGTTTGTTCGGCTTGGTGAGTCCTATGCCGGGAATGAAGTCGGCTTTTCCGGTGGAGATGGCTTCTAACGCTTCGGACCAGCTTTCGACAACAAGCAGATCATATACTATCTCTGCTTCGGCCCCTACCGCCTTGAGCACATCCAGAGCAAAACCATCCGGTTTGCCGCTGCCGGTGGTTGTGTACAGGGGAGGAAATTCCGCGAGAACAACTGCTGTGACGTGATCGTTCGTATGTTCTGCCTGAGCCGGGTATGTGAAAAAAAGTCCGCAACAAAGCGTTGCCAAAAGGATGGCTTCGGTTAGGAGCCGAACGCGATGAATTAGAATTGCAAACATGACCACCTCATCTTTCAAGGACCATGGTGCATTATTTCACTGTTTTCGCAAGAGGGTTATATTCGGGGCAGAGCTATTCTCCCAGTCCCATGGCCCTGAGAAATCCGGGATCTTCTGTCCAGCCTTCACGGACCTTTACCCACATTTCCAAGTGAACTTTTGATCCTGTCAATTCGCTGATGTCTTTTCGGGCATCCGTGCCAATTCGTTTAAGGTTTGATCCCTGTTTGCCAATGATCATGCCTTTGTGGCTTTTACGAGAGGTGTAGATGACTGCATTAACGATGATCATGTCGTCTCGAGATTCTTCATCCCATTGTTCGATCTCAACCGCTGTGGAGTACGGAAGTTCCTGTCTGAGAGAGTAAAACAGTTTTTCGCGGATGATTTCGGATGCCATGAAGCGCATGGGAGCCGTGGAAATTTGATCTTCCGGGAACATGGGCGGGCCTTCGGGCAGAAGCGAGAGGATACGGTCCATGAGCTGATCCGTCCCCTTGCCGCGTAGGGCAGACACCGGGATATACTCGGCTTCGGGCCACATCTCAGCCACGCGGGCCATGAGTGGCAGGAGTTTGTCCTTTTCCTTGACCCGGTCAATCTTGTTAACAGCTACCAACACAGGTCTGCCGGACTCGCTAATGGGCTTGACCAGCGGAGCAATTTCTTTTTCCAGCAGGTGCGGCTTGGCGCAGTATAAGGCCGCATCGATGAGCACGACCACAGCATCAGAAGAGGAAAGAGCACTCCAAGCTGATTCAAGTAGGAATCGGTTCATCTTGCCGCGCAGTTGGTGAATTCCGGGTGTGTCAAGGAAGACGATTTGTGCATCTTCCTCGGTCAGAATGCCACTGATACGGTTGCGTGTGGTCTGTGGCTTGGGCGATACAATGGCCACCTTCTGTCCAAGATAGGTGTTCATCAGGGTGGATTTGCCTGCGTTAGGCGGGCCGATCAGTGCGACCATTCCAAATTTATGCATGATTTACTCGTTGTTTTTATGGGTGGTGCCGAATCGTTCTTCCGCGATCCGTACTTTTTCTACAATGCGGTGATAATATTCGCCCGAGTCATCCAGATGGATTGGGCGTCCGCGTCGTTCGTTCATCTTCAATATCATGACGTTCAGTTTTTGTATCTGTCGATACCGTTCCTGTTCGTCTTTCATGTGCGCCAAAAGATCGATGGTGCGTACTATTTCGTTTTCTTCAGCTATTTCAGAAGGCACATAGCCAGAGCTTTTTAACATTCGATACGCCATGCGTAGTTCTGGGGGCAGGTTCTCGGCTTCATCTTTGGGGAGTGGCTTTCCTTTCCCTTCAAGGTTGTCGAATTTGCCTTCCTTGATTGCCCGTTTGATATGGGCTTCAGACACGATCTGCGCGAAATTAAACATGGGGTAGTTTCCCATACAAAGAGCATCGGGTCAAAGTGAGGGGGAGCGGAATTTTTTTTTGCTGAGCGACAGGCTTTACTCCTTGCGGTGGAAAGAGTAAAGACTTTCAAAATTCATGATAATGAAAATCAAAATCAAATGGTGTAATTATGTCGGACATCCAAACATTCGAAGCCGAACCGCTTGTCCCTTCGAGCAATCCAGGCCACGTCTTTTTCCATTGCCCGAAATCTATCGGTACCGGAAATTTTTCCATGGAATCCTTTGCGTCAGGGTTGAATTTGGTGGTCATGGATGTTGCTTTTAACGAGTCGGCCATCATTCACCAGCAATGTTCCGCGCAATCAGTGGGAATGGGGTTTATTCTTAGAGGGCATTCCAAGTCAGCTTCCCCATCCTACAAACGGTCTATGAAGGTCGTTCCGAATATGAATGGTCATTTTGTTTTTCCTGAAACCGTTGATATGAAGGTTAAAATTTTGCCAGAAAGGTGCCAAAAGGTATGGATTCTCATGAATAAAAACACCTTGATTGATATGACTCGTGATGACGAGGAATCCTTTTCCCTTTTTTGGGAAGGGCTACACCAACAAAAAACGATTGTCGCGTCGGACAAGCTTACTTCCGTCATGCGTCACACCTTGCTTCAGGTCTTGAACTGCCCGTACCGAGGAAAGGTTCGCTCTTTGTTTTTAGAGAGTAAAACACTGGAGCTGATGAGTTACAAACTTGAACAGATTCAAAATAGTCGTCGGAAAGGAATGAGCAGGACTGCTACGGTGGGGCCTGCCGATGAAGAGCGGGTTCAATATGCTGCTGATTTGCTGGTTCAGGACATGCAGAGTCCACCGGATCTTTCTGCCTTATGCAGTGCCGTCGGTCTGAGTCGCAGTAAGCTTCATTCATCTTTTAGGCTTGTGCATGGGTGCACCCCTTTGGAGTACCTGCGTGACTATAGACTTGCCTCTGCCAAAAAGATGCTGAAAGAGGGGCGCTGCAATGTCAACGAAGCTGCTTACTGGGTGGGCTACGAAAGCGTCGGTTATTTTTCCAAGCT
This genomic window contains:
- a CDS encoding metal-sensitive transcriptional regulator, with protein sequence MESAATVEEQKIKKNVLSRMKRIEGQVRGIQGMIEAGKECQDILVQVRAVRSALQSANKLILKRYMLRCYADAMEGETDEKEALDKLIKVLTGFIEG
- a CDS encoding helix-turn-helix domain-containing protein produces the protein MDVAFNESAIIHQQCSAQSVGMGFILRGHSKSASPSYKRSMKVVPNMNGHFVFPETVDMKVKILPERCQKVWILMNKNTLIDMTRDDEESFSLFWEGLHQQKTIVASDKLTSVMRHTLLQVLNCPYRGKVRSLFLESKTLELMSYKLEQIQNSRRKGMSRTATVGPADEERVQYAADLLVQDMQSPPDLSALCSAVGLSRSKLHSSFRLVHGCTPLEYLRDYRLASAKKMLKEGRCNVNEAAYWVGYESVGYFSKLFSARFLKTPKEFLRTNSRC
- a CDS encoding ATP-binding protein, with translation MFAILIHRVRLLTEAILLATLCCGLFFTYPAQAEHTNDHVTAVVLAEFPPLYTTTGSGKPDGFALDVLKAVGAEAEIVYDLLVVESWSEALEAISTGKADFIPGIGLTKPNKQKFIFTDVFETVSISCFVRSESTDIKGIADFPGRRIAFIDKTAPQTLLKTISGVTLLPLHSVDEALFSLLSGKSDAIIFPEPFLWRTAQKIGVENKIKVVGPPLMEVKRGYLLRKDHTELRDRLDKALHTYVASPAFNTVYLKWRGKPIPYWTTQKVVSIGTILLILTVIGFSLWRWLSVSKINEKLKQSMERLVKTQAKLKARESQLSRAQELTSLGSLERNLITDEGQWSVGLYKVLGFPRSDKAPSTKKFRECLHPIDMKEYERKTNAVSPKSPSFFLEFRFRQPGKGTYRTGAGVFSYEFSADGMPIKRIGAIQDITRQKRTEALLIEAKENAEAANTSKSEFLANMSHELRTPLNGIMGMLQLMALEDIKFPHAEYVDTALSSCTSLARLIGDILDLSKAEAGKMDLTPVPFNPGQLLLTVRDAFIQPAKEKGLTLSLSIDEDIPECVVGDSARLRQVLFNLVGNAIKFTEQGSVSIEVSQQPAKSSEASILLFSVIDTGIGIPKAMQEKVFGAFTQVPGTSRKFQGTGLGLHIVKQLAALMNGEVSIKSTEDNGTTVHFSATFKWDDRSEAQCHAPMDMLVEDIPPQKILIVEDERVNQIAITKLVERLGHTTTKANNGRMALEKLAEDDFDLILMDIQMPIMNGIEATNEIRSMKDQKKQTIPIIALTAHAMSGDREKFLEVGMDDYLAKPVSLNGLRAILNKVLGT
- the era gene encoding GTPase Era, translating into MHKFGMVALIGPPNAGKSTLMNTYLGQKVAIVSPKPQTTRNRISGILTEEDAQIVFLDTPGIHQLRGKMNRFLLESAWSALSSSDAVVVLIDAALYCAKPHLLEKEIAPLVKPISESGRPVLVAVNKIDRVKEKDKLLPLMARVAEMWPEAEYIPVSALRGKGTDQLMDRILSLLPEGPPMFPEDQISTAPMRFMASEIIREKLFYSLRQELPYSTAVEIEQWDEESRDDMIIVNAVIYTSRKSHKGMIIGKQGSNLKRIGTDARKDISELTGSKVHLEMWVKVREGWTEDPGFLRAMGLGE
- a CDS encoding DnaJ family domain-containing protein, with the translated sequence MFNFAQIVSEAHIKRAIKEGKFDNLEGKGKPLPKDEAENLPPELRMAYRMLKSSGYVPSEIAEENEIVRTIDLLAHMKDEQERYRQIQKLNVMILKMNERRGRPIHLDDSGEYYHRIVEKVRIAEERFGTTHKNNE
- a CDS encoding TorD/DmsD family molecular chaperone, yielding MSISQSKLHLLNVLELCVTVFRGPNAEEWANLAKVGVPELLASVQKNPDAFLAPVQRLNQLSASLSDEDVAVLETEYVRLFIAGSGGIPAPLYESCHLATTPRTMGQSALDMQTRLQEAGLEISLDSNEPADHLTIELEFLFYLLSEGWFGQSEQAVQGGEFAESIMLPWVRHFRDALNKANPHPIFTCIADLTVATLEAVSKI